A window of Clavibacter phaseoli contains these coding sequences:
- a CDS encoding family 43 glycosylhydrolase, producing MPVVAGVASIALLVSCAVPVVAASAADTVPSPEQSLLADFTFDAAPTGGAFVDRTTRASVVGAPDLVPGKTGQGTAARISSSSWLDLTATDGKAVLAGRQSVTISYDSKPDSASNAGWTVFAARSATRQEYAQEHYLGVLDRTSGVTVERYDNATGRNTSGNLDAPAANAEWKHVDLVVTATTTRLFVDRKPVAVNASGIPLTQILGSSGGVLQVGKANWGGGEYFSGLVDNLRIYDRALSGTELGAEATALPSDVGAALAVPSTVLGDLPSRVLGKQVTWAATGAGASRVQANGAVDTTGLGTGTAAVTLTATVEGSAQTYRWDSRIAAAGGRIATYVKTVTTTDGTKDDPLAYQDDRRADALYAAALPAGSTTWEPLNRAQAILYVGNDGDQGARPNAQVGSPGLFRFANGALGAVSSQNNATDSIYVWTSPEGRTFTQQRAVRIAPGSVVSDPRIVFDATSQKYKVFWTDLLTGEGRVTVLADLTTSTALGVTSKADVRALGVQGAGLPSWATQDQASDLALSTPEFETFYKNYVDLRNTGVEKIDASVAQGAGAGGVAAALPKQASLTYNDGSKKSLNVDWQDDLSGVDTSKPGTYQVSGTVQQDPEEMVSDARADPFVFLNPDDGYYYLTGSHYGQPSTGPIEESSSYRKIGLKRATTLAGLQDAPEQIVIDPDKGTPGKQAQYPNTFYGWGGYIWAQEFHKINGTWWIVAGMNKGYAPVGGWCDNTVMIPYTGTDASIAAGGFLDQSNWGEPVVLDGAAFDVSYFERTEAGAQQGYWIMPNGGQILIGKAKMGPKGTVPLVDGQLTRVYSESQPWESGKRSPTPSDTSEGADQGIVEAPFMVQQGDAISITYSGGTVDKYYSLGLLTTTANADLQDPASWKQTAFPVLDTNDTSTGRIGADETAYYTKKQAGTGHNSFAKDESGNLVLAYHARPYPDPHTATDPQGAGGLFDSDRNTWFKAVNVRANGTLDLSLTKDQEVAPANRTVTATVVVRAATSAVTSTATSRCVSGKAVVTIVTKNTGAATVVTWATPWGERTQSIGAQKTATLAITTRATAITAGTLSGTAVAGTVSTPVTTAYPAARCG from the coding sequence CCCCGGCAAGACGGGCCAGGGGACGGCAGCGCGCATCTCCTCCTCGTCGTGGCTCGACCTCACCGCCACCGACGGCAAGGCCGTGCTGGCCGGCCGTCAGAGTGTGACGATCTCGTACGACAGCAAGCCCGACTCGGCCTCGAACGCCGGGTGGACGGTCTTCGCGGCGCGCTCCGCCACGCGTCAGGAGTACGCCCAGGAGCACTATCTCGGCGTGCTCGACCGCACATCCGGGGTCACCGTCGAGCGGTACGACAACGCCACCGGGCGCAACACCTCCGGCAACCTGGACGCCCCCGCGGCGAACGCGGAGTGGAAGCACGTGGACCTGGTGGTCACCGCGACGACGACGCGGCTCTTCGTCGACAGGAAGCCGGTCGCCGTCAACGCATCCGGGATCCCGCTGACCCAGATCCTCGGATCCTCCGGCGGCGTCCTGCAGGTGGGCAAAGCGAACTGGGGCGGCGGCGAGTACTTCTCCGGCCTGGTCGACAACCTGCGCATCTACGACCGGGCGCTCTCCGGCACGGAGCTCGGCGCGGAGGCCACGGCCCTGCCCTCCGACGTCGGAGCCGCCCTCGCAGTCCCGTCCACCGTGCTCGGCGACCTCCCCTCGCGCGTCCTCGGCAAGCAGGTGACGTGGGCCGCCACGGGCGCCGGCGCGAGCCGCGTGCAGGCGAACGGGGCGGTGGACACCACCGGGCTCGGCACCGGGACGGCGGCCGTCACGCTCACCGCCACCGTCGAGGGCTCTGCCCAGACGTACCGGTGGGACAGCCGCATCGCCGCCGCCGGCGGCCGGATCGCCACGTACGTCAAGACGGTGACGACCACCGACGGGACGAAGGACGACCCGCTGGCGTACCAGGACGACCGCCGGGCGGACGCCCTGTACGCCGCCGCGCTGCCCGCGGGCAGCACCACCTGGGAGCCGTTGAACCGCGCCCAGGCGATCCTGTACGTCGGCAACGACGGCGACCAGGGCGCGCGACCGAACGCCCAGGTGGGATCCCCCGGCCTCTTCCGCTTCGCGAACGGCGCTCTCGGCGCCGTCTCCTCCCAGAACAACGCGACCGACTCCATCTACGTGTGGACCTCCCCCGAGGGACGCACCTTCACCCAGCAGCGGGCCGTGCGGATCGCCCCCGGCTCGGTCGTGAGCGACCCGCGGATCGTGTTCGACGCCACCAGCCAGAAGTACAAGGTCTTCTGGACCGATCTGCTCACCGGCGAGGGTCGCGTGACGGTCCTCGCGGACCTGACCACGAGCACCGCGCTCGGCGTCACGTCGAAGGCCGACGTCCGAGCCCTCGGCGTCCAGGGCGCGGGACTCCCGTCCTGGGCCACGCAGGACCAGGCGAGCGACCTCGCGCTGTCCACCCCCGAGTTCGAGACCTTCTACAAGAACTACGTCGACCTCCGGAACACGGGCGTCGAGAAGATCGACGCCTCCGTCGCCCAGGGCGCCGGAGCCGGCGGTGTCGCCGCCGCCCTCCCGAAGCAGGCCTCCCTCACCTACAACGACGGGTCGAAGAAGAGCCTGAACGTCGACTGGCAGGACGACCTCTCCGGCGTCGACACCAGCAAGCCGGGCACGTACCAGGTCTCCGGGACCGTCCAGCAGGACCCCGAGGAGATGGTCAGCGACGCCCGCGCCGATCCGTTCGTCTTCTTGAACCCCGACGACGGCTACTACTACCTGACCGGGTCGCACTACGGCCAGCCCTCCACCGGACCGATCGAGGAGAGCTCGAGCTACCGCAAGATCGGCCTCAAGCGCGCCACGACCCTCGCAGGGCTGCAGGACGCGCCGGAGCAGATCGTCATCGATCCCGACAAGGGCACACCCGGCAAGCAGGCGCAGTACCCGAACACCTTCTACGGCTGGGGCGGGTACATCTGGGCGCAGGAGTTCCACAAGATCAACGGCACCTGGTGGATCGTCGCCGGCATGAACAAGGGCTACGCCCCCGTCGGCGGCTGGTGCGACAACACCGTCATGATCCCCTACACGGGCACGGACGCGTCGATCGCCGCCGGCGGCTTCCTCGACCAGTCCAATTGGGGCGAGCCCGTCGTCCTCGACGGCGCCGCGTTCGACGTCAGCTACTTCGAGCGCACGGAGGCCGGAGCCCAGCAGGGCTACTGGATCATGCCCAACGGGGGCCAGATCCTGATCGGCAAGGCCAAGATGGGCCCGAAGGGCACCGTCCCGCTCGTCGACGGCCAGCTGACCCGGGTCTACAGCGAGTCCCAGCCCTGGGAGAGCGGCAAGCGCTCTCCCACGCCCAGCGACACCTCCGAGGGAGCCGATCAGGGCATCGTCGAGGCGCCCTTCATGGTGCAGCAGGGTGATGCGATCTCGATCACGTACTCCGGCGGCACGGTCGACAAGTACTACAGCCTCGGGCTCCTCACGACGACCGCGAACGCGGACCTCCAGGACCCGGCCAGCTGGAAGCAGACCGCCTTCCCGGTGCTCGACACGAACGACACGTCCACCGGGCGGATCGGCGCGGACGAGACCGCGTACTACACGAAGAAGCAGGCGGGCACGGGCCACAACTCGTTCGCCAAGGACGAGTCGGGGAACCTGGTGCTCGCGTACCACGCCCGCCCCTACCCGGACCCGCATACGGCGACGGACCCGCAGGGCGCCGGCGGGCTCTTCGACTCCGACCGCAACACCTGGTTCAAGGCGGTCAACGTCCGCGCCAACGGCACGCTCGACCTGTCGCTGACGAAGGACCAGGAGGTGGCGCCCGCGAACCGGACCGTCACCGCCACGGTCGTCGTCCGTGCGGCTACCTCGGCCGTGACCTCCACCGCCACGTCGCGGTGCGTCTCGGGCAAGGCCGTCGTCACGATCGTCACCAAGAACACCGGGGCAGCCACGGTCGTCACCTGGGCGACGCCGTGGGGTGAGCGCACGCAGAGCATCGGGGCGCAGAAGACCGCCACCCTGGCGATCACCACGCGGGCGACGGCGATCACCGCGGGAACGCTGTCCGGCACTGCGGTGGCGGGGACCGTCAGCACACCGGTCACCACCGCCTATCCCGCCGCTCGCTGCGGCTGA